One Candidatus Thermodiscus eudorianus DNA segment encodes these proteins:
- the pyrF gene encoding orotidine-5'-phosphate decarboxylase, translating into MKPLPVIIGLDAYMGDTGKAARLAEEACSLVSGFKIGLPNLLANPNGWRKLREACKPALLVADLKLADIGYTMKLVSSHVVEWADAVIAHAFPGIKGALDELKEYLDGLGKKLVLVVAMSNPGAQETMDPLLDKLIEIASRIEAWGIVAPATRPHLITRARQLYHGAILAPGIGAQGAKPGTAIKAGADYEIIGRTITSTGNPLETLTKLATHYKQL; encoded by the coding sequence TTGAAGCCCCTCCCAGTCATAATAGGCCTAGACGCCTACATGGGAGACACGGGGAAAGCCGCCAGGCTAGCGGAAGAAGCCTGCAGCCTAGTGAGCGGCTTCAAGATAGGGCTCCCCAACCTGCTGGCAAACCCAAACGGCTGGAGGAAGCTCCGGGAGGCGTGCAAGCCCGCGCTCCTAGTGGCGGACCTAAAACTAGCCGATATAGGGTACACTATGAAGCTCGTCTCCAGCCACGTAGTAGAGTGGGCTGACGCGGTAATAGCCCACGCCTTCCCTGGGATCAAGGGCGCGCTCGACGAACTCAAGGAATACCTAGACGGGCTAGGCAAGAAGCTCGTACTAGTCGTTGCAATGAGTAACCCCGGGGCCCAGGAGACGATGGACCCCCTGCTAGACAAGCTAATCGAGATAGCCTCAAGGATCGAGGCATGGGGCATCGTAGCCCCAGCCACAAGACCCCACCTAATAACAAGAGCCCGACAACTATACCATGGAGCCATACTAGCCCCTGGAATAGGAGCTCAAGGCGCAAAGCCAGGAACCGCCATAAAGGCAGGAGCAGACTACGAAATCATAGGCAGGACAATAACCTCCACAGGCAACCCACTCGAAACCCTAACAAAACTCGCAACCCACTACAAACAACTATAG
- a CDS encoding ATP-binding protein, translated as MAGECLGESIGWIVGESSPVKSLVIFDRAGGLVRAGEYVVGRGPEGCVLGIVENVWSGHRMLPPTVTDPVAVHHISEWTVNANWEDVYSRGSIRWLALLEPLVARKRVVSPKTPIAPGSLVARADPGDLSEIFSPSGEGWIRLGHLVNNSGVAYHIDANALSRHLAILAVTGGGKSNTVCILAKRIVGGLCGSMVVFDMHGEYTDLNLRDARVVVHKPRLNPTMISIEELYKLADVAESATNQRRYLKWAWKLAIATYYKVMAKTTQPYDRITELARMLLEALRDKGMRERALKSMGQQGLVSSEHNLKTQYTGWFSRYMPQTLASIAAEVVVEKQLHPPRHVKEDGLEGAIARLEDLEDRYSEVLDATMYTSLARVMPPCALTVFDLSSLDEEAADAVVSHYLRRILSERKLGGSGEGLPYPVITVIEEAHILVPRDDSTLSKYWAARIAREGRKFGVGLVLVSQRPKNVDPNVLSQTNNKIVLRMVEPEDIRYVQRASEEMSDDIASLLPTLNPGEAVVLGKMAKLPAIVKVDLCPPDEKPRGSDYPLVDKWREHMEKADEASDLLEAF; from the coding sequence ATGGCTGGAGAGTGCCTCGGCGAGAGTATTGGTTGGATCGTGGGCGAGTCGTCGCCTGTCAAGAGCCTGGTCATATTCGATAGGGCGGGAGGCCTCGTTAGGGCTGGAGAGTATGTCGTGGGGCGCGGGCCCGAGGGCTGTGTGCTCGGCATAGTCGAGAACGTCTGGAGCGGACACAGGATGCTTCCTCCAACCGTCACGGACCCCGTGGCTGTACACCACATATCGGAGTGGACTGTGAACGCCAACTGGGAGGACGTCTATAGTAGGGGTAGTATCAGGTGGCTCGCCCTCCTGGAGCCCCTGGTGGCGAGGAAGAGGGTTGTATCGCCAAAGACCCCTATAGCTCCGGGCTCCCTGGTGGCTAGGGCCGACCCGGGGGACCTGTCGGAGATATTCTCTCCCAGTGGGGAGGGCTGGATTAGGCTGGGGCACCTGGTCAATAATAGCGGGGTCGCGTACCATATCGACGCCAACGCCCTGAGCAGGCACCTGGCTATACTGGCCGTGACGGGGGGCGGTAAGAGCAACACTGTGTGTATACTGGCTAAGAGGATTGTCGGCGGGCTCTGCGGCTCCATGGTGGTCTTCGACATGCACGGGGAGTATACCGACTTGAACCTGAGGGATGCGCGGGTCGTGGTCCACAAGCCCAGGCTCAACCCGACCATGATAAGCATAGAGGAGCTCTACAAGCTCGCCGACGTGGCCGAGTCGGCCACGAACCAGAGGAGGTACCTGAAGTGGGCTTGGAAGCTCGCCATAGCCACTTACTATAAGGTGATGGCTAAGACCACCCAGCCCTATGACAGGATAACGGAGCTCGCCAGGATGCTCTTGGAGGCCCTACGCGACAAGGGCATGAGGGAGAGGGCCCTGAAGTCTATGGGCCAGCAGGGGCTGGTATCCTCTGAGCACAACTTGAAGACCCAATATACCGGCTGGTTCTCCAGGTACATGCCCCAGACCCTGGCCTCGATTGCCGCGGAGGTGGTTGTGGAGAAGCAGCTCCACCCGCCGCGCCACGTCAAGGAGGACGGGCTGGAGGGGGCTATAGCGAGGCTGGAGGACCTGGAGGACAGGTATTCTGAGGTGCTTGACGCCACGATGTACACTAGCCTGGCCCGCGTGATGCCTCCCTGCGCGTTGACCGTGTTCGACTTGTCTAGCCTCGACGAGGAGGCTGCTGACGCGGTCGTGAGCCACTACCTCAGGAGGATACTCTCGGAGAGGAAGCTCGGGGGCTCCGGGGAGGGGCTCCCCTACCCTGTCATAACGGTGATCGAGGAGGCCCACATACTCGTGCCCAGGGACGACTCGACCCTCTCAAAGTACTGGGCGGCTAGGATAGCCAGGGAGGGCAGGAAGTTCGGGGTCGGCCTGGTGCTCGTCAGTCAGAGGCCCAAGAACGTTGACCCCAACGTGCTGAGCCAGACCAATAACAAGATAGTCCTGAGGATGGTCGAGCCCGAGGACATAAGGTACGTGCAGAGGGCCAGCGAGGAGATGAGCGACGACATAGCAAGCCTACTGCCAACACTCAACCCCGGAGAGGCGGTAGTCCTAGGGAAGATGGCCAAGCTACCGGCGATAGTCAAGGTAGACCTCTGCCCGCCCGACGAGAAGCCGCGTGGAAGCGACTACCCGCTAGTAGACAAGTGGAGGGAGCACATGGAGAAGGCCGACGAGGCCAGCGACCTGCTAGAGGCGTTCTAG
- a CDS encoding DNA double-strand break repair nuclease NurA codes for MIDRYTAGRIRMARNLIAGILDEKREYASLKDLCPKGQELRPLPPPKPVEGHAAVDGGNYVGVHNDYTFYVVKAWAYIHEAGYGQGDAWMGILIPPHHPDYRVTIYREVLEAASLVGDGIPGGRDLAREAGIVYFDGSIRNAIRWWSPGAVSFGDEEKPDIGRDLPLARDILWNYYNSGYGLDSLSHLQCNGRDDCVREFIARAPARPMVPGLVMELAAKRLAEGDLRRSKWITTLEVVEKLYLYMRAIESAWAGGGMPLFLSKTSTSTRLCGEKHSDLYYLRILHRGNPDPGYIAWEGGVLCGAYEITRLKRGGRLEGARPICPVEAGDGEPRFYPRELGLYDFYVKRLGAVEFYVRLARGRPFMLANLLFDMRDPPETMDDVYRLVEEALARAVSTPLVDGYPLSLIMAHYHARILPEEALAVARGVGLELEPMARSKLRY; via the coding sequence TTGATAGACCGCTACACCGCCGGCAGGATACGCATGGCCAGGAACCTCATAGCCGGTATACTCGACGAGAAGCGGGAGTACGCTAGCCTAAAGGACCTCTGCCCGAAGGGCCAGGAGCTACGCCCCCTACCCCCTCCAAAGCCCGTCGAGGGGCACGCGGCCGTCGATGGGGGGAACTATGTGGGGGTCCACAACGACTACACCTTCTACGTTGTCAAAGCCTGGGCCTACATACACGAGGCCGGCTACGGGCAGGGGGACGCGTGGATGGGGATCCTCATACCACCCCACCACCCCGACTACAGGGTCACCATATACCGAGAGGTGCTGGAGGCGGCCAGCCTCGTGGGAGACGGCATACCGGGGGGACGGGACCTCGCCCGGGAGGCGGGCATAGTATACTTCGACGGCAGTATTAGGAACGCGATCAGGTGGTGGAGCCCGGGCGCCGTCTCCTTCGGGGACGAGGAGAAGCCCGATATAGGGAGGGACCTGCCCCTGGCCAGGGACATCCTCTGGAACTACTATAACAGTGGCTACGGGCTCGACTCCCTATCCCACCTGCAGTGTAATGGGAGAGACGACTGCGTGCGCGAGTTCATAGCCAGGGCTCCCGCTAGGCCCATGGTCCCGGGGCTGGTGATGGAGCTCGCCGCCAAGAGGCTCGCCGAGGGTGACTTGAGGAGGAGTAAGTGGATAACCACGCTTGAGGTCGTCGAGAAGCTATACCTCTACATGAGGGCCATAGAATCGGCCTGGGCCGGGGGCGGGATGCCGCTATTCCTCTCGAAGACCAGCACCAGCACCAGGCTCTGCGGCGAGAAGCACAGCGACCTATACTACCTGAGGATCCTGCACCGGGGCAACCCGGATCCAGGATACATAGCCTGGGAGGGCGGCGTGTTATGCGGGGCCTATGAGATAACCAGGCTCAAGAGGGGGGGCCGGCTTGAGGGGGCGAGGCCCATATGCCCCGTGGAGGCCGGCGACGGTGAGCCCAGGTTCTATCCCAGGGAGCTGGGCCTCTACGACTTCTACGTCAAGAGGCTTGGGGCCGTGGAGTTCTATGTCAGGCTGGCCCGGGGGAGGCCCTTCATGCTGGCCAACCTGCTCTTCGACATGAGGGACCCCCCAGAGACGATGGACGACGTTTACAGGCTCGTGGAGGAGGCCCTGGCTAGGGCCGTCTCGACGCCCCTAGTAGACGGCTACCCCCTATCCCTCATAATGGCCCATTACCACGCGCGCATACTCCCGGAGGAGGCCCTGGCCGTGGCCCGGGGGGTCGGCTTGGAGCTTGAACCGATGGCTCGGAGCAAGCTTAGATACTAG
- a CDS encoding S8 family serine peptidase: MNKKPLKAILALLLIGMFIIPAGSALANTSTGGQVKATASLPEDLKGILSKYGINLPDEAVKVLSGGDSVKINNRGVYLNRHYIGQDKELQPIRTPDLTARAPETYRAKILLPTGDTAIVNYNEKDGFTVNIKGDHRIAREYYLASLPNHVYLIPAGIDMKKLDINLFDIKYLAENDYGQEIPVILKYKAPGNDPDTIKAMGDAIANTLRSMGIEVRHVYKLIPAISLTLNKDNAADFLKWAESNPSVEKIYLDAKVKVNLNDSVPLIGAPEAWNLGFNGSGVNIAILDTGVDWTHPMLDDFDNDPTTNDTKVIVKKSFVEYPSSEANDPMDYIGHGTHVASTAAGTIWNATVPDSGGIRTLINATYDTPVYSNLTLYLEDLEENDEIYYVYEFVVVGSSDGRLYNYTGESNHVIGSALNSTFAYDADGDNQTDLFKHIYIWAFSSDDDTLAALLTGFNTNTGKNDVLVGYDHLGPGVAPGAYIWAVKVLNKYGWGYTSWIINGIEFAALGPDGTPNTGDEADIISMSLGADIPSDGTDPLSLAVDYASSLGVTVVVAAGNAGPGYGTVGIPASARSAITVGAVDKSLTLAWFSSQGPTLDMRIKPTVVAPGVNILAALPGNSCAALSGTSMATPHVSGSAALLIQAYKQKYNMTPTPQQVKDLLALTAMDLGYDVFHQGLGLVQVPDAINASLIVDPVTSNYIGTPGDLVNMTFTITNLASASKNLTVTVLVEDFLASTVVASTSSQLMLGPLNSTPYNVLLNTTGFSKGLYILYLTVHDDTENKTYRALASIALLNKVVVNLYYDDGSPGSYEEVILFKDSYTSPVEASLFLGLRLSNENGTLVLYLPDGLFHLIWIPWDTYEPTYVVADVSVSNDTVVDMYENSTMPLTFDAGFTAKYLEDFYLIGKSDITIGNYTGSISIGHLGYLDETTSPPVVYVTPTQLESVWRVKYVPGNEDAASASTFYDIITPLDQTLTPITIQPDYNTTASRITAYGTDGGAYNETYTSQHGFKRGTLMWGFSMAFLLPITSPLERLEVLTGNAYYIGMYDIDDIGLWFVDDDMKFYAAGENAFWGYGLLPLQAPHVKLIPGYAGFDYIYTELGMDSLGNQIWFDYGYVEIYFNMTPLYMGAAGDFIYMAIPATPGTLTIYVEDAFIYPYLSYYTYGLARYTATGSSLEGFNGFHILFDRYMLNGTIEADEYNQVTGRLYVPGTYSNITGLSMSIADSDLNTANANLTEVEPGVYRFTVAIPSGFILGPVSIYLNVTTANFTETRWFGTLDAFAVKGIPIYTVGPEGSGADFTSIADAVEAVPPGSIIMVYPGTYYEPVIGITKPLTIKAMDPSNPPVVNGVVPFLVSKTGKVGLYNMIINANSIGVLSYEGMVDLENVTINSGSVGLLASKSSIEANNLGITGTASDAIGLYQSNATIKNALVTGAGGAGLYAYKSTVDVMDSSFTSGMWGVMLQASNAMLKGVLLAGNTNEGLVALEDSQVEVYDSTATGNNIGVFARDQSNMLVEDTSITGNAFAGIATSEEATLNGVEVFVSDTLNGAILYNGPSSTSFSLLLHNSTISNCIFGVVTTRQSQAMLDNVTIQNSTTLAILAIESSSVLAANSVINGSDWAGAAAYGNASIIVEDSYITGTAWEALLAFDNSAVEVSSSEIHNTGRGGGVLGNALLSVEATKIMNTLYEGIITSGNGRLVIYDSLIDGSGTLGILSFDTSTVTARNVTIANPGWAGIGLFHNSQGTIQNVAVLSSLANGIILLDNASATITNSTLAGNSWGIMVWGTSTATIHYTLIENNTWDGLAVFERASVTITNSTIVWNAYGISAYGNATVVAHYDSIYGNVYIGAHAEESSYINATESWWGDPSGPNAPGVNPGSGDLVTGNVDFTPWLASPPQAPNPI; this comes from the coding sequence TTGAATAAAAAACCCCTCAAGGCAATCCTCGCACTCCTACTAATAGGCATGTTCATAATACCAGCAGGATCCGCATTAGCCAACACAAGCACAGGAGGACAAGTCAAAGCCACAGCAAGCCTGCCAGAAGACCTAAAAGGCATTCTATCAAAATACGGAATCAACCTACCCGACGAGGCTGTAAAGGTCCTATCGGGAGGCGACAGCGTGAAAATCAACAATAGAGGAGTATACCTTAACAGGCACTACATAGGACAGGACAAAGAGCTACAGCCAATCCGCACGCCTGATCTAACCGCTAGGGCTCCAGAGACCTATAGGGCGAAAATACTCCTGCCGACAGGAGACACTGCAATTGTAAACTACAACGAGAAGGACGGGTTTACCGTCAACATCAAGGGAGACCACAGGATAGCCAGGGAATACTACCTAGCCTCGCTGCCAAACCACGTATACCTGATCCCAGCCGGGATCGACATGAAGAAACTCGACATTAACTTATTCGACATAAAGTACCTAGCCGAGAACGACTACGGCCAAGAGATCCCAGTGATACTAAAGTACAAGGCCCCAGGCAACGACCCAGACACTATAAAGGCGATGGGCGACGCGATAGCCAACACCCTAAGATCGATGGGAATAGAGGTGAGACACGTCTACAAGCTCATCCCAGCAATAAGCCTAACCCTAAACAAGGACAACGCAGCAGACTTCCTAAAATGGGCCGAGAGTAATCCCAGCGTAGAGAAAATCTACCTAGACGCCAAGGTAAAGGTAAACCTCAACGATAGCGTGCCACTAATCGGAGCCCCAGAGGCGTGGAACCTAGGCTTCAATGGCTCCGGGGTAAACATAGCGATACTAGACACCGGGGTCGACTGGACCCACCCTATGCTAGACGACTTCGACAACGACCCCACGACGAATGACACGAAGGTCATAGTCAAGAAGAGCTTCGTCGAGTACCCAAGCTCCGAGGCCAACGACCCAATGGACTACATCGGCCACGGAACCCACGTGGCGTCGACAGCGGCTGGCACTATATGGAACGCGACGGTACCCGACTCTGGCGGGATAAGGACTCTGATCAACGCAACCTACGACACCCCTGTATACTCAAATCTAACACTATACTTAGAGGATCTAGAGGAGAACGACGAGATATACTATGTTTATGAGTTCGTAGTCGTTGGAAGCAGCGACGGGCGACTATACAACTACACTGGAGAGTCAAACCACGTGATCGGATCCGCCCTAAACAGCACCTTCGCATACGATGCCGACGGAGACAACCAGACAGACCTCTTCAAGCACATCTACATATGGGCGTTCTCAAGCGATGACGACACGCTAGCGGCACTGCTAACAGGGTTTAACACGAACACAGGCAAGAACGACGTCCTAGTGGGCTATGATCACCTCGGCCCAGGCGTGGCCCCAGGGGCATACATATGGGCCGTAAAGGTCCTCAACAAATACGGCTGGGGCTATACCTCATGGATCATAAACGGCATAGAATTCGCCGCCCTAGGACCAGACGGCACTCCAAACACCGGCGACGAGGCCGATATAATCAGCATGAGCCTCGGCGCCGATATACCAAGCGACGGCACAGACCCGCTAAGCTTAGCAGTAGACTACGCATCAAGCCTAGGAGTAACCGTTGTAGTAGCCGCTGGCAACGCCGGGCCAGGATACGGGACAGTCGGAATACCAGCATCTGCCAGATCAGCCATAACTGTGGGAGCGGTAGACAAAAGCCTAACGCTAGCCTGGTTCAGTAGCCAGGGCCCGACCCTCGATATGAGGATTAAGCCCACCGTGGTAGCCCCTGGCGTCAATATACTCGCTGCACTACCCGGTAACAGCTGCGCTGCACTATCCGGTACTAGTATGGCTACTCCGCACGTCTCAGGGAGCGCGGCACTACTAATACAAGCCTACAAACAGAAATACAACATGACGCCAACGCCACAACAAGTCAAAGACCTACTAGCATTGACTGCCATGGATCTAGGATATGATGTATTCCACCAGGGCCTGGGGCTCGTGCAGGTCCCAGACGCTATAAACGCGTCACTCATAGTAGACCCCGTGACGAGCAACTACATTGGAACGCCCGGAGACCTTGTCAACATGACCTTCACGATAACAAACCTGGCATCGGCCAGCAAGAACCTCACCGTAACAGTGCTCGTAGAGGACTTCTTGGCCTCTACAGTAGTGGCTTCAACCAGCAGCCAGTTAATGCTCGGTCCGCTGAACTCGACCCCGTACAACGTGTTATTGAACACTACTGGATTCAGCAAGGGCCTCTACATCCTATACCTAACTGTACACGATGATACAGAAAACAAGACGTACCGGGCTCTAGCCTCCATAGCGCTATTGAACAAGGTGGTAGTCAACCTGTACTACGATGACGGGTCTCCTGGCAGCTACGAGGAGGTAATCCTCTTCAAAGACAGCTATACCAGCCCGGTTGAAGCGTCGCTATTCCTCGGGCTAAGGCTCTCAAACGAGAACGGCACCCTAGTGCTATACCTGCCAGACGGCTTGTTCCACCTCATATGGATACCCTGGGATACATACGAGCCAACATACGTCGTGGCTGATGTTAGCGTGAGCAACGATACTGTAGTGGACATGTATGAGAACTCCACGATGCCGTTAACCTTCGACGCCGGCTTCACGGCCAAGTACCTGGAGGACTTCTACCTCATAGGGAAGAGCGACATAACTATCGGAAACTATACGGGCTCCATCAGCATAGGCCACCTAGGCTATCTAGACGAGACGACCAGCCCGCCCGTAGTCTACGTGACGCCAACCCAGCTTGAGAGCGTGTGGAGGGTCAAGTACGTACCCGGCAACGAAGATGCTGCGTCTGCGAGCACGTTCTACGATATAATAACGCCGCTAGACCAGACCCTCACCCCAATAACAATACAGCCAGACTATAACACGACCGCCTCAAGAATAACCGCCTATGGAACAGACGGTGGAGCATACAATGAAACCTACACCAGCCAACACGGATTCAAGCGTGGAACACTGATGTGGGGCTTCTCAATGGCATTCCTACTACCCATCACCTCTCCGTTAGAGAGGCTTGAGGTGTTGACAGGAAACGCATATTATATAGGGATGTATGACATCGACGATATAGGTCTATGGTTCGTCGACGACGACATGAAGTTCTACGCGGCTGGTGAAAACGCGTTCTGGGGCTATGGCCTGCTACCACTACAGGCTCCACACGTCAAGTTGATTCCAGGCTATGCCGGCTTCGACTACATCTATACCGAGCTTGGCATGGACTCTCTAGGAAACCAGATCTGGTTCGACTATGGATACGTAGAGATCTACTTCAACATGACGCCACTCTACATGGGAGCAGCTGGCGACTTCATCTACATGGCCATCCCAGCGACGCCCGGGACATTAACAATCTACGTCGAAGACGCCTTCATATACCCATACCTGTCATACTATACCTACGGCCTGGCGCGATACACGGCAACCGGCTCCTCGCTCGAAGGATTCAACGGGTTCCACATACTATTTGACCGATACATGCTAAATGGCACCATAGAGGCTGACGAGTACAACCAGGTAACTGGCAGGCTATACGTGCCTGGCACATACAGTAACATAACAGGATTATCCATGAGCATAGCTGACTCCGACCTCAACACAGCAAACGCGAACCTAACCGAAGTAGAGCCTGGAGTATACAGGTTCACCGTAGCTATACCGTCCGGCTTCATCCTCGGCCCGGTAAGCATCTATCTAAACGTGACCACGGCCAACTTCACAGAGACCAGATGGTTCGGCACACTAGACGCCTTCGCCGTAAAAGGAATCCCCATATATACTGTCGGGCCGGAGGGTAGCGGGGCAGACTTCACCAGTATAGCAGACGCAGTCGAGGCGGTGCCTCCAGGATCCATAATAATGGTCTACCCTGGAACATATTATGAGCCAGTGATAGGCATAACCAAGCCCTTGACCATCAAGGCCATGGACCCGAGCAACCCACCGGTAGTGAACGGCGTGGTGCCATTCCTAGTATCTAAGACCGGCAAGGTAGGCCTCTACAACATGATAATCAACGCCAACTCTATAGGAGTACTATCCTACGAGGGCATGGTAGACCTAGAGAACGTCACCATAAACTCGGGATCAGTCGGCCTATTAGCCTCCAAGTCAAGCATAGAAGCCAACAACCTCGGCATAACAGGGACCGCGAGCGACGCGATAGGCCTATACCAGTCTAATGCAACCATCAAGAACGCCCTAGTCACGGGTGCAGGTGGAGCAGGGCTATACGCATACAAGAGCACCGTAGACGTCATGGACTCAAGCTTCACCAGCGGAATGTGGGGTGTAATGCTCCAGGCATCGAATGCGATGCTCAAAGGCGTACTACTGGCTGGCAACACCAATGAGGGACTAGTGGCCCTGGAGGACTCCCAGGTAGAGGTCTACGACTCCACGGCCACGGGCAACAACATAGGCGTGTTCGCGAGAGACCAGTCCAACATGCTGGTAGAGGATACCAGCATCACCGGAAACGCCTTCGCCGGGATAGCTACAAGCGAGGAAGCAACGCTAAACGGAGTAGAAGTATTCGTGTCCGACACTCTGAATGGAGCCATACTCTACAACGGGCCAAGCTCCACATCGTTCTCACTACTCCTACACAACTCGACAATATCCAACTGCATCTTCGGCGTAGTCACAACCAGGCAGTCGCAGGCAATGCTCGACAACGTCACCATACAGAACTCCACGACGCTAGCGATACTAGCAATAGAATCCTCAAGCGTGCTAGCAGCCAACAGCGTGATAAACGGTAGCGACTGGGCCGGCGCGGCAGCCTACGGGAACGCCTCCATAATAGTGGAGGACTCGTATATAACAGGGACCGCGTGGGAGGCGCTACTAGCCTTCGACAACTCGGCTGTAGAAGTCAGCAGCTCGGAGATCCACAACACCGGGAGAGGAGGCGGAGTCCTCGGCAACGCGCTGCTCTCGGTAGAGGCTACTAAGATAATGAACACACTCTACGAGGGCATAATAACATCTGGTAACGGCAGGCTGGTGATCTACGACTCCCTGATAGACGGGTCTGGCACGCTAGGCATACTCTCATTCGACACGAGCACCGTGACGGCCAGGAACGTGACTATAGCCAACCCAGGATGGGCTGGCATAGGACTATTCCACAACTCACAGGGCACCATACAGAACGTTGCAGTACTCAGTAGCCTGGCGAACGGTATAATCCTGCTAGACAATGCCAGTGCCACGATAACCAACTCCACCCTGGCAGGCAACTCCTGGGGCATAATGGTCTGGGGCACGAGCACCGCCACGATACACTACACGCTCATAGAGAACAACACGTGGGACGGGCTAGCCGTCTTCGAGCGAGCCAGTGTAACCATAACCAACAGCACCATAGTATGGAACGCCTACGGCATATCAGCTTATGGCAACGCTACGGTAGTTGCCCACTACGACTCCATCTACGGTAACGTCTACATAGGTGCACACGCCGAGGAGTCCTCTTACATAAACGCTACCGAGAGCTGGTGGGGAGACCCGTCAGGCCCGAACGCGCCTGGAGTCAACCCGGGAAGCGGTGACCTGGTGACCGGGAACGTGGACTTCACCCCGTGGCTGGCCTCGCCTCCACAAGCGCCAAACCCAATATAA